One window of Phycisphaeraceae bacterium genomic DNA carries:
- the surE gene encoding 5'/3'-nucleotidase SurE, translating to MRILLTNDDGIHAPGIEAMYRELVSPSQSGSESHEVMVVAPLTVQSATSHGITFHEPLMVQHEYVNAHMSGIAVDGRPADCMKLALAELWPEKYGRGSMPDLVVSGMNAGANVGINVLYSGTVAAALEAAFLGVPSIAVSMHLGKDEPDFALGAARARIAIDAVLADGLPERHECINVNVPRSLKRTLSRDDAIKAGIPSATTETALPIRVCPMNTHGHVDRYEKRISPHGHSYYWASGNGFDFHETEPGSDVDEVIRGAITVTPLRYDMAREDRMTAWRERLIVISVPNSQ from the coding sequence ATGCGTATTCTGCTGACAAACGACGATGGGATCCACGCACCGGGCATCGAAGCGATGTATCGCGAGCTCGTTTCACCCTCGCAATCCGGCAGTGAATCGCACGAGGTAATGGTTGTCGCGCCGCTCACAGTCCAGAGCGCAACGAGCCACGGCATTACGTTCCATGAGCCGTTGATGGTCCAGCATGAGTACGTCAACGCGCACATGTCGGGTATCGCGGTCGATGGCAGGCCCGCCGATTGCATGAAGCTCGCACTCGCAGAGCTTTGGCCGGAAAAATACGGACGAGGATCAATGCCTGATCTGGTTGTTTCCGGCATGAACGCGGGTGCGAATGTTGGAATCAATGTATTATATTCCGGCACTGTCGCAGCTGCACTCGAAGCAGCGTTCCTTGGTGTGCCATCGATCGCTGTCTCCATGCACCTTGGCAAGGACGAGCCGGACTTTGCGCTGGGCGCAGCACGCGCGCGCATCGCGATTGATGCCGTCCTTGCTGATGGCTTGCCCGAGCGCCATGAGTGCATCAACGTGAACGTGCCGCGTTCACTGAAGCGCACACTGTCGCGTGACGATGCGATCAAAGCGGGTATTCCCAGCGCGACGACTGAGACGGCGCTGCCCATCCGTGTGTGCCCGATGAACACGCACGGCCACGTGGACAGGTACGAGAAACGCATCTCGCCGCACGGACACTCGTACTACTGGGCATCGGGCAACGGGTTTGATTTCCACGAGACCGAACCGGGTTCGGACGTTGACGAGGTGATCCGCGGTGCGATCACGGTCACGCCGTTGCGATACGACATGGCGCGCGAGGATCGGATGACCGCGTGGCGGGAGCGGTTAATAGTCATCTCCGTTCCGAACTCGCAATGA
- a CDS encoding RsmD family RNA methyltransferase has product MRIIAGDLRNRPIKPPPEHAITRPIPARVKKSMFDTLRGVFDDGGIVLDLFAGTGSIGIEAISRGAERCICFEQDKKVARTLEENARDLGVLDRVDVVVSDALGPAVFVRCTQPLRVVFLDPPYPMVESRAGWDRARAQIERLIPRLEPRGFLVLRTPWPFVVSDVEMPVMQRHAGTRSHTHGSGKHSRGKVPSKRELERLAEREIERGLLNGEEIDPETGEPIDAEPASPHRKLRVKDEEHVDVLLAPPEPADLTIAGARGPETHVIRQTAFHIYMRDTSNE; this is encoded by the coding sequence ATGCGAATTATCGCGGGCGATCTCCGCAACAGACCGATCAAGCCTCCACCCGAGCACGCTATCACGCGCCCTATCCCAGCACGCGTCAAGAAGTCGATGTTCGACACATTGCGAGGGGTGTTTGATGACGGCGGCATCGTGCTTGATCTCTTTGCGGGCACGGGATCGATCGGGATCGAAGCCATCAGCCGCGGCGCCGAACGCTGCATCTGCTTTGAGCAGGACAAGAAGGTTGCGAGAACACTCGAAGAGAACGCGCGCGATCTTGGTGTGCTCGATCGCGTTGATGTTGTCGTCAGCGATGCGCTCGGCCCAGCTGTCTTTGTTCGCTGTACTCAGCCGCTCCGCGTGGTGTTCCTTGATCCGCCGTACCCAATGGTTGAATCCCGCGCAGGATGGGATCGTGCCCGCGCGCAGATCGAGCGGTTGATTCCGCGACTCGAACCAAGAGGGTTTCTCGTTCTGCGCACGCCCTGGCCGTTTGTTGTGAGTGATGTTGAGATGCCCGTCATGCAACGTCATGCTGGAACACGCTCTCACACACACGGCAGTGGGAAACATTCGCGGGGAAAGGTTCCATCGAAGCGAGAGCTCGAACGTCTAGCAGAGCGAGAGATCGAGCGGGGGTTGCTCAATGGCGAGGAGATCGACCCCGAAACCGGCGAGCCTATCGATGCAGAACCGGCCAGTCCTCATCGCAAGCTGCGCGTCAAGGATGAGGAGCACGTGGATGTATTGCTTGCGCCGCCGGAGCCTGCCGATCTGACGATTGCTGGCGCCCGCGGACCCGAAACGCACGTGATCCGCCAGACCGCGTTCCATATTTACATGCGCGACACATCGAATGAATAG